One Pseudomonas syringae CC1557 genomic window, ACATCAGTTCACCCAATACAGCGGGTCTGCGCAGTCTGCAATTCGGCGATTCGCTCAAGCAACTGCTCCAGGCCCTGAGCCTGCGTCAGCAGGAACTCACGCAACTGCATGGCAAGCGTGTGCCGTTGGCGATCAAGATTGCCCCGGACATGACCGATGAAGAAACCGTGCTGGTCGCTGCCGCGCTGATCGAATCGGGGATGGATGCGGTCATTGCCACCAACACCACGCTCAGCCGTCAGGGCGTCGAAGGCTTGCCGCATGCTGATCAGGCAGGTGGTTTGTCAGGCGCGCCGGTTCGGGAAAAAAGCACGCATATCGTCAAGGTGCTGGCTGGCGAGCTTGGCGGGCGTATGCCCATCATCGCTGCGGGGGGGATTACCGAAGGCCGACATGCGGCCGAGAAGATCGCCGCCGGTGCCAGTCTGGTGCAGGTCTACTCTGGTTTCATCTATAAAGGCCCGGCGCTGATTCGCCAGTCGGTGGACGCCATCGCGGCAATGCCACGTATCGCAGGCTGAATCCGCAGCTAAAAAAAGGGGCTCTTCGAGAGAGCCCCTGGGCGTTGGCCCGCCGCCCGGGTCGGGCGTGCATGGTACAGGTGTGAATCAGTCAGTCATGTTGACGGCCGTCGAGGCCTGAATATCTATGAATCGCCTCATCCGACCGCGTGAAGTTCGTTGAGTCTGTGGATGCCCGCAGTGCCGGTCATACCGTCCCAGTTGTCGCCGCGTCCTTCGCGCCAGCCATTGATCCATGCCTGGCGTACTGACGGTAGAGTAAAAGGGCAAAGCTCACGGGATTTACCATGAACGCCGTATTGATATCCGCGTAAAAATGCTCTTTCCAACGGATCACGCTTAAGTCTTCTCATAGGGTAATGCCCTCGTCTGTTGACTGTAATATCCCTGAGACCCCGTGATGAGGTCGGGCAGAATGTTCTGCCGTTGGTGCCCGCTGCCGGCGTGGCGGGCCTTGATGCCATCACCGTTGCAGTGATGACCTGTGTTGATTTCTAACCAAACCGCAGGTCGGTGTGAATGATCGTTTTGTCATAAGCACGTCACATTCCGGTCTGTCCAGCAATAAGCAATGAGGTGCATCCGCGCTGATTTTTTACGCAGCCCCCTTCTGGCGAGGGTTTGCGGGCGAATCGAGATTGCTTATCAACCTCAAGT contains:
- the rmf gene encoding ribosome modulation factor, which translates into the protein MRRLKRDPLERAFLRGYQYGVHGKSRELCPFTLPSVRQAWINGWREGRGDNWDGMTGTAGIHRLNELHAVG
- a CDS encoding quinone-dependent dihydroorotate dehydrogenase, which produces MYNLARQLLFKLSPETSHDLSLDLIGAGGRLGLNGLLSKSPANLPVSVMGLEFPNPVGLAAGLDKNGAAIDGFAQLGFGFVEIGTVTPRPQPGNPKPRLFRLPHAEAIINRMGFNNLGVDNLVSRVQAAKYRGILGINIGKNFDTPVERAVDDYLICLDKVYAHASYVTINISSPNTAGLRSLQFGDSLKQLLQALSLRQQELTQLHGKRVPLAIKIAPDMTDEETVLVAAALIESGMDAVIATNTTLSRQGVEGLPHADQAGGLSGAPVREKSTHIVKVLAGELGGRMPIIAAGGITEGRHAAEKIAAGASLVQVYSGFIYKGPALIRQSVDAIAAMPRIAG